A window of Synechococcus sp. MEDNS5 contains these coding sequences:
- the lpxA gene encoding acyl-ACP--UDP-N-acetylglucosamine O-acyltransferase: MMSEQRSTVVTAENRPAQVHPLAVVDPRAELAAGVVIGPGAVVGPDVQIGAHTWVGPNAVLDGRLIIGEHNKIYPGACLGQEPQDLKYKGAPTEVVIGDHNTIRECVTINRATDEGEQTRIGDHNLLMAYCHLGHNCELGNGIVMSNSIQVAGHVLIEDRAVIGGCLGIHQFVQIGGMAMVGGMTRVDRDVPPYCLVEGHPGRVRGLNRVGLRRRGLDRKDDGQDLKQLQEIWSLLYRSDHVIADGLKLAREQSLLPLADHLCSFLEGSIAPGRRGPMPALGSR, translated from the coding sequence ATGATGAGCGAACAGCGTTCCACTGTTGTGACTGCTGAGAACCGGCCCGCCCAGGTGCACCCCCTCGCTGTGGTTGATCCGCGCGCCGAGCTTGCGGCTGGCGTGGTGATCGGTCCCGGCGCCGTGGTGGGTCCCGATGTGCAGATTGGAGCTCACACCTGGGTTGGCCCCAATGCCGTTCTTGATGGGCGTCTGATCATCGGAGAGCACAACAAGATCTATCCAGGTGCCTGTCTGGGACAGGAACCCCAGGATCTGAAATACAAAGGTGCGCCCACGGAGGTGGTGATCGGAGATCACAACACCATCCGCGAGTGCGTCACGATCAACAGAGCCACCGATGAGGGCGAACAGACCCGAATCGGTGATCACAATCTGCTGATGGCCTACTGCCATCTCGGCCACAACTGTGAGTTGGGCAACGGCATCGTGATGTCGAACAGCATCCAGGTGGCGGGCCATGTGCTGATCGAGGATCGGGCGGTGATCGGTGGTTGTCTGGGCATCCATCAGTTCGTGCAGATCGGTGGCATGGCGATGGTGGGCGGCATGACCCGGGTAGACCGTGATGTGCCGCCTTACTGCTTGGTGGAGGGACACCCCGGTCGGGTGCGTGGTCTGAACCGGGTGGGATTGCGCCGGCGGGGCCTTGATCGCAAGGACGATGGCCAGGACCTCAAGCAACTGCAGGAGATCTGGTCGTTGCTGTACCGCTCCGATCATGTGATCGCCGATGGCCTCAAGCTGGCGCGGGAGCAGTCCCTGCTGCCTTTAGCGGATCATCTCTGTTCCTTCCTGGAAGGCTCCATCGCACCCGGGCGCCGTGGACCAATGCCGGCCCTCGGCTCTCGCTGA
- the lpxB gene encoding lipid-A-disaccharide synthase encodes MVRLLISTGEVSGDLQGSLLIEALHRQAALRGLDLEVLALGGSRMQAAGAELLADTAPMGAIGLWEALPLVMPTLKLQARVDQELQQRPPDGVVLIDYMGANVRLGNSLRRRLPSIPITYYIAPQEWAWRIGDGGTTQLLKFTDRILAIFPEEASFYASRGADVTWVGHPLLDSAANRPERAAARVRLSLPEEGRLLLLFPASRPQELKYLMPVLVQAAARLQARDPSLDVIVPAGLATFEQPLKQALAAAGVRASVVPAAEADTLKPWLFAAADLALGKSGTVNVELALHGVPQVVGYRVSRVTAWVARHLLRFQVKHISPVNLLLDERLVPELLQDSFNADHLVQLAAPLLDDPGARQAMLSGYKRLTERLGEPGVTDRAACAILDQLSCTPTAS; translated from the coding sequence ATGGTGCGATTGCTGATTAGCACCGGTGAGGTGTCCGGTGATCTGCAGGGAAGTCTGTTGATCGAGGCCCTGCATCGGCAGGCTGCCCTCAGGGGTTTGGATCTGGAAGTGCTGGCCCTTGGCGGCAGCCGGATGCAGGCGGCTGGAGCGGAACTGCTGGCGGATACGGCGCCGATGGGGGCGATTGGCCTGTGGGAGGCCCTGCCCCTGGTGATGCCCACCTTGAAGCTGCAGGCCCGTGTGGATCAAGAGCTGCAGCAGCGCCCACCGGATGGGGTGGTATTGATTGATTACATGGGGGCGAATGTGCGCCTGGGCAACAGCCTGCGGCGTCGGTTGCCATCGATTCCGATCACTTATTACATCGCACCTCAGGAATGGGCCTGGCGTATCGGTGATGGAGGCACCACCCAGCTGCTGAAGTTCACCGATCGGATTCTGGCCATCTTCCCGGAGGAGGCTTCGTTTTATGCCAGTCGGGGGGCGGACGTGACCTGGGTTGGCCACCCCCTGCTCGACAGTGCGGCCAACCGCCCTGAGCGTGCTGCAGCCCGTGTGCGGCTGTCGCTGCCGGAGGAAGGCCGGCTGCTCTTGTTATTTCCGGCATCCAGGCCCCAGGAGTTGAAGTATCTGATGCCGGTGTTGGTGCAGGCGGCAGCCCGTCTTCAGGCCCGGGATCCCTCCCTGGATGTGATAGTTCCGGCCGGATTGGCCACCTTTGAACAGCCCCTCAAGCAGGCCCTGGCCGCTGCTGGTGTGCGGGCTTCCGTGGTGCCGGCCGCAGAGGCCGACACCTTGAAGCCCTGGTTGTTCGCGGCGGCGGATCTGGCCCTGGGCAAATCCGGCACGGTGAATGTGGAGTTGGCGCTCCATGGAGTGCCTCAGGTGGTGGGGTATCGGGTGAGCCGGGTCACGGCCTGGGTGGCACGGCACCTGCTGCGCTTTCAGGTGAAGCACATCTCTCCGGTGAATCTGCTGCTGGATGAGCGCCTGGTGCCGGAGCTGCTGCAGGATTCATTCAATGCCGACCATCTCGTGCAGTTGGCGGCGCCGCTGCTGGATGACCCTGGGGCACGGCAAGCCATGCTGAGTGGCTACAAACGGCTCACGGAAAGGCTTGGCGAACCAGGCGTGACCGATCGCGCCGCCTGCGCCATTCTCGATCAGCTTTCCTGCACCCCAACCGCCTCGTGA
- the fabZ gene encoding 3-hydroxyacyl-ACP dehydratase FabZ: MTSSSANDIASSQPVLNAEQIMGLLPHRYPFALVDRVLEHVPGEKAVAIKNVTLNEPQFQGHFPARPLMPGVLIVEAMAQVGGLIVTQMPDLPKGLFVFAGIDGVRFRRPVVPGDQLRISCELLSLKRKRFGKVKAEATVDGQLVCSGELMFSLVD, encoded by the coding sequence TTGACCTCTTCCTCCGCCAACGACATCGCGTCGTCCCAGCCCGTGCTCAATGCGGAGCAGATCATGGGTCTGTTGCCGCACCGTTACCCCTTTGCCCTGGTGGATCGGGTGTTGGAGCATGTTCCTGGTGAAAAGGCTGTGGCCATCAAGAATGTGACTCTGAATGAGCCTCAGTTTCAAGGGCATTTCCCAGCGCGACCGCTCATGCCCGGAGTGCTGATCGTGGAGGCGATGGCCCAGGTGGGCGGCTTGATCGTCACCCAGATGCCCGATCTACCGAAAGGACTGTTCGTGTTCGCCGGCATTGACGGCGTGCGTTTTCGCCGGCCAGTGGTCCCTGGTGATCAGCTGCGCATCAGTTGTGAGTTGCTCAGCCTTAAGCGCAAGCGCTTCGGCAAAGTGAAAGCGGAAGCCACGGTGGATGGCCAGCTGGTGTGTTCCGGCGAGTTGATGTTCTCGCTGGTTGATTGA
- the lpxC gene encoding UDP-3-O-acyl-N-acetylglucosamine deacetylase: MVRWPVDYDGAWTLAGPVRRSGIGLHSGQPVSVTLKPSVDPGVWVHWSSDDAPPVRLSPSQVRDSQLCTTLDLGDRRLATVEHLLAALAGCGLTHALLEVEGEEIPLLDGSALGWVEAIAEADLEEVSGWRPQRPMLDQPLALHRGSSVITATPAERFSVVGVIDFPQPAIGRQQFALELTPQRFVDEIAPARTFGFREQVDQLRAAGLIQGGALDNALVCDGEHWLNPPLRYPDEPVRHKLLDLIGDLALVGFPRAQVLVYRGSHGLHTDLAAALADRSPVQP; this comes from the coding sequence ATGGTTCGCTGGCCCGTTGATTACGACGGTGCCTGGACTCTGGCTGGGCCTGTGCGCCGTAGTGGCATTGGTTTGCACAGTGGCCAGCCGGTGTCGGTGACGCTGAAGCCGTCGGTCGATCCGGGCGTGTGGGTGCACTGGTCGTCTGACGACGCTCCCCCCGTGCGGCTGAGCCCGTCGCAAGTGCGTGACAGCCAGCTCTGTACCACCCTCGACCTTGGGGACCGCCGTTTGGCCACGGTTGAACATCTTTTGGCAGCCCTGGCGGGGTGCGGGCTGACCCATGCCCTTTTGGAGGTTGAAGGGGAGGAGATTCCCCTGCTCGATGGCTCAGCGCTCGGATGGGTGGAGGCGATCGCTGAAGCGGATCTTGAGGAGGTCTCCGGTTGGCGTCCGCAGCGCCCCATGCTCGATCAACCGCTCGCCCTGCATCGCGGCAGCAGTGTGATCACCGCCACTCCTGCTGAGCGGTTCAGTGTTGTCGGCGTGATTGATTTCCCCCAGCCGGCGATCGGCCGGCAACAGTTCGCGTTGGAGCTCACACCGCAGCGTTTCGTCGACGAGATCGCCCCCGCTCGCACCTTCGGCTTTCGGGAGCAGGTGGACCAGCTGCGTGCCGCTGGATTGATCCAGGGTGGAGCACTTGATAATGCCCTTGTTTGTGATGGAGAGCACTGGCTTAACCCACCGCTGCGCTACCCGGATGAACCGGTGCGCCATAAGCTGCTTGACCTGATCGGCGATCTGGCGCTCGTGGGATTCCCGCGCGCGCAGGTGCTGGTCTACCGAGGCTCCCATGGTCTGCACACGGACCTGGCGGCGGCCCTGGCCGATCGTTCCCCTGTTCAGCCCTGA
- the msrA gene encoding peptide-methionine (S)-S-oxide reductase MsrA: MRLVLPLFMVGAMLLGAPGSVFAAVENAVLAGGCFWCLESDLEKLPGVLSVESGYSGGTVAKPTYRQVTSETTGHQEVVEVRFDPAKISYPRLLQSYWRNVDPFDGGGQFCDRGDSYRPVIFTNSEAQAQAARASRAAAARELGVPEAKLKVEIKPLKKFWPAEGYHQNYAKNNSLRYRFYRFSCGRDRQLDQVWGSKARSGAAWSTPAKR; the protein is encoded by the coding sequence ATGCGCCTCGTTCTGCCTCTGTTCATGGTGGGAGCCATGCTTCTCGGGGCTCCCGGCTCCGTGTTCGCGGCCGTGGAGAACGCCGTGCTTGCCGGGGGATGTTTCTGGTGTCTGGAGAGTGACCTGGAGAAACTGCCCGGGGTGCTTTCGGTAGAGAGTGGCTACAGCGGCGGGACCGTGGCCAAGCCCACCTACCGGCAGGTGACCAGCGAGACCACGGGCCACCAGGAGGTGGTGGAGGTGCGGTTTGATCCGGCCAAGATCAGCTACCCCCGCCTGCTGCAGTCGTACTGGCGCAATGTGGACCCCTTCGATGGTGGCGGGCAGTTCTGCGATCGGGGCGATTCCTATCGGCCGGTGATTTTCACCAACAGCGAGGCACAGGCCCAGGCGGCCCGCGCCAGCCGCGCTGCGGCCGCTCGAGAGCTGGGGGTGCCTGAAGCCAAGCTCAAGGTGGAGATCAAGCCCCTCAAGAAGTTCTGGCCTGCAGAGGGCTATCACCAGAACTACGCCAAAAACAACTCCCTCCGCTATCGCTTCTACCGCTTCAGCTGTGGCCGTGACCGCCAGCTCGATCAGGTGTGGGGCAGCAAGGCCCGCAGCGGCGCTGCTTGGAGCACACCGGCGAAGCGTTGA